A window of the Synechococcus sp. LTW-R genome harbors these coding sequences:
- a CDS encoding AbrB family transcriptional regulator has translation MLTGADLLAKVKEMGDVSKSDVVRACGYVSTKKDGSERLNFTAFYEALLNAKGVDFGGSSAKVGKGGRKLSFTTKVQFNGNLMVGKAYTALLDLKPGDEFEIKLGRKQIRLVPLGAPDEEE, from the coding sequence ATGCTCACCGGAGCTGATCTCCTCGCCAAGGTCAAAGAAATGGGCGACGTGAGCAAATCCGACGTCGTACGTGCATGCGGATATGTCTCCACGAAGAAAGACGGCAGCGAAAGGCTGAATTTCACGGCGTTCTACGAAGCCCTGCTCAACGCGAAGGGCGTTGATTTTGGCGGTTCCAGCGCCAAGGTGGGCAAAGGTGGCCGCAAGTTGAGCTTCACCACCAAGGTGCAGTTCAACGGCAACCTGATGGTGGGCAAGGCCTATACCGCCCTGCTGGACCTCAAGCCCGGTGACGAATTCGAAATCAAGCTGGGTCGCAAGCAGATCCGCTTGGTTCCCCTGGGCGCTCCTGACGAAGAAGAGTGA
- a CDS encoding NAD(P)/FAD-dependent oxidoreductase has translation MLRLSELKLPLDHEEADLAPAVCKRLKIDPAALLKHRVVKESVDARRKSAIQIAYSLELELQPELERQLLKRFKRDPHLQPASDTRYRLVGQVSPGSQAPPRPVVVGAGPCGYFCALVLAEMGLKPLLLERGKPVKERTADTFGFWRRTQPFNPESNAQFGEGGAGTFSDGKLYSQVRDPKHLGRKVLEELVAAGANPEILVKHHPHIGTFKLATVVRGLRRKIRELGGEIRFESRVSQLCFEPLEDGRRLCGVELADGQRIAAQQVVLAVGHSARDTFAMLHEKGVTLERKAFSVGFRIEHPQPLIDAARWGECAGHPRLGAAEYKLVKHVSNGRCVYSFCMCPGGLVVGATSEAGRVVTNGMSQHSRNERNANSGIVVNIETDDVESYGAYPGDPLAGIAFQRHWEAKAFELGGSSYAAPGQRLGDFLAASNAAPTALGTIKPSYNPGVVPADLGQALPAFVIKALREALPQFNQSIPGYAMDDALLTGVETRTSSPVRIPRTKALESVNTPGLYPAGEGAGFAGGILSAAMDGIRVAEAIGITLLRQERPGEPSGSACDPA, from the coding sequence GTGCTGCGACTGAGCGAGTTGAAACTGCCACTCGACCACGAGGAGGCGGATCTCGCTCCAGCCGTCTGCAAACGCCTCAAGATCGATCCGGCGGCGCTGCTCAAGCACCGCGTGGTCAAAGAGAGCGTGGACGCCCGGCGCAAGTCGGCGATTCAGATCGCCTACAGCTTGGAGCTGGAACTCCAACCGGAACTCGAGCGCCAACTGCTCAAACGCTTCAAGCGTGACCCGCACCTGCAGCCGGCCAGCGACACGCGCTATCGCCTCGTAGGCCAGGTCAGCCCCGGCAGCCAAGCACCCCCCCGGCCGGTGGTAGTCGGCGCGGGCCCCTGCGGCTATTTCTGCGCCCTCGTCCTCGCGGAGATGGGTCTAAAGCCGTTGCTCCTGGAGCGCGGCAAGCCGGTCAAGGAGCGAACGGCGGACACCTTTGGCTTCTGGAGACGGACCCAACCGTTTAACCCCGAATCCAACGCGCAATTTGGCGAAGGGGGTGCGGGCACCTTCTCCGACGGGAAGCTCTACAGCCAGGTCCGGGACCCGAAGCACCTCGGGCGCAAGGTGCTCGAAGAACTCGTGGCGGCGGGCGCCAACCCAGAAATCCTGGTCAAACACCATCCCCACATCGGCACCTTCAAGTTGGCCACCGTGGTGCGGGGCCTACGCCGCAAGATCAGGGAGCTGGGTGGGGAGATTCGCTTCGAAAGCCGGGTCAGTCAGCTCTGTTTTGAGCCGCTGGAAGACGGCCGCCGCCTCTGCGGTGTGGAGCTGGCGGACGGCCAGCGCATCGCGGCTCAGCAGGTGGTGCTGGCGGTGGGCCATAGCGCCCGGGACACCTTCGCCATGCTCCACGAGAAGGGGGTGACCTTGGAGCGCAAAGCCTTCTCGGTGGGTTTTCGCATCGAGCACCCCCAACCGTTAATCGATGCCGCCCGCTGGGGGGAATGCGCCGGCCATCCTCGGCTCGGGGCCGCGGAATACAAGCTGGTCAAACACGTCAGCAACGGCCGCTGCGTCTACAGCTTCTGCATGTGTCCGGGCGGCCTCGTGGTGGGGGCCACCTCGGAGGCGGGGCGGGTCGTCACCAACGGGATGAGTCAACACTCCCGCAACGAGCGCAATGCCAACAGCGGCATCGTCGTCAACATCGAGACCGACGACGTCGAGAGCTACGGCGCCTACCCGGGGGACCCCTTAGCGGGCATTGCTTTTCAACGGCACTGGGAGGCCAAGGCCTTTGAGCTCGGTGGCAGCAGCTATGCCGCACCGGGGCAGCGACTGGGTGACTTCCTCGCCGCCAGCAACGCCGCACCCACTGCACTGGGGACGATCAAGCCCTCCTACAACCCCGGCGTGGTGCCGGCGGATCTGGGGCAAGCCTTACCGGCCTTTGTGATCAAGGCCCTGCGGGAGGCGCTCCCGCAGTTCAACCAGTCCATCCCTGGCTACGCCATGGACGATGCGCTGCTGACAGGCGTTGAAACCCGCACCTCTTCGCCGGTGCGCATTCCCAGAACAAAAGCCCTGGAGAGCGTGAACACCCCAGGGCTTTATCCGGCTGGAGAGGGGGCCGGCTTTGCCGGTGGAATCCTCTCCGCTGCGATGGATGGCATCCGCGTCGCGGAGGCCATTGGAATCACTCTTCTTCGTCAGGAGCGCCCAGGGGAACCAAGCGGATCTGCTTGCGACCCAGCTTGA
- a CDS encoding MBL fold metallo-hydrolase: MEATYFGANGWLLEWSGLRVLVDPWFRGPLVFPPGPWFFQGELSQALDLPGELDLLLLTQGLDDHAHPETLVLLPRSLPVVGSLSAAKKVQQLGFTQVTGLRPGETTTVGELAIQATAGAPVPQVENGYLLRHPEASLYLEPHGYLAADLPPEPLDAVITPVVDLGLPVAGAFVRGQSVLPELVQRFSPRTVLASTTGGEVRFSGWLNRWLWQKGSVAAAHQALKAAAQLIDPVPGTRYALGSGHGEHRPDPLGSLLGSD; the protein is encoded by the coding sequence GTGGAAGCGACCTATTTCGGGGCCAATGGTTGGTTGCTGGAATGGTCCGGACTGCGGGTGCTCGTCGACCCCTGGTTTCGCGGCCCGCTGGTCTTTCCTCCAGGGCCTTGGTTTTTTCAGGGGGAGTTGTCCCAGGCGTTGGACCTGCCAGGGGAGCTGGACCTGCTGCTGCTGACCCAGGGCTTGGATGACCATGCCCATCCGGAGACCCTGGTGCTGCTGCCTCGCTCCCTGCCGGTGGTGGGGTCCCTGAGTGCGGCCAAGAAGGTGCAGCAGTTGGGCTTCACCCAGGTCACGGGACTGCGCCCTGGCGAGACCACGACCGTCGGGGAGCTGGCGATCCAAGCCACGGCCGGAGCGCCGGTTCCCCAGGTCGAGAACGGCTACCTGCTGCGCCACCCCGAAGCCAGCCTCTATCTCGAGCCCCATGGCTATCTCGCGGCGGATCTGCCGCCGGAACCCCTGGATGCCGTGATCACACCCGTCGTGGACCTGGGACTTCCCGTCGCCGGGGCCTTTGTGCGCGGTCAGAGCGTCTTGCCGGAGCTGGTGCAACGCTTCTCACCGCGGACGGTCCTGGCGAGCACGACCGGCGGCGAGGTGCGCTTCAGCGGATGGCTGAACCGTTGGCTCTGGCAAAAGGGAAGCGTCGCCGCGGCCCATCAGGCCCTGAAGGCAGCGGCTCAGTTGATCGATCCTGTCCCGGGTACCCGCTATGCCCTGGGGAGTGGTCATGGGGAACACCGTCCTGATCCGCTGGGGTCTCTGCTGGGTTCTGACTAG
- a CDS encoding Tic22 family protein: protein MLSRFPAWLKPMGRQAASLLAPVAVLGAMAAGPALAIPEAEAIKKLQVIPVFVITDANGIPLPIPRDEALVLPLYLESDRANAELKALLKSNPSLKANVTPVPLNVMNEKVVELNKQLKDKSKPLVAPVVMNDADIKQAYTLLKQEGLSDEEIKKGLNVAVFFTQPFLTLNTPDGPRGVFFLSYDELQKALSNVPQAERGKLKPRVADLTAVLSQISKAKEDSFVIFPTREYFRLVEEGRTKAQSTPQTKPAK from the coding sequence ATGCTCTCGCGCTTTCCCGCTTGGTTGAAGCCGATGGGCCGTCAAGCGGCCTCCCTGCTGGCCCCCGTCGCTGTCCTGGGCGCCATGGCCGCTGGTCCGGCGCTGGCCATCCCCGAAGCCGAGGCCATCAAGAAGCTTCAGGTGATCCCGGTGTTTGTGATCACCGATGCCAACGGCATTCCCCTGCCGATCCCCCGGGATGAGGCCCTGGTCCTGCCCCTGTATCTAGAGAGCGATCGGGCCAATGCCGAACTCAAGGCGCTGCTGAAATCGAACCCGAGCCTGAAGGCCAACGTCACCCCCGTTCCACTCAACGTGATGAACGAGAAGGTGGTGGAGCTCAACAAGCAGCTCAAGGACAAGAGCAAGCCACTGGTGGCTCCGGTGGTCATGAATGACGCCGACATCAAGCAGGCCTACACCTTGCTGAAGCAGGAGGGCCTCAGCGATGAGGAGATCAAGAAGGGCCTCAACGTGGCCGTGTTCTTCACCCAGCCCTTCCTGACCCTGAACACCCCTGATGGCCCCCGGGGTGTCTTCTTCCTCAGCTACGACGAACTGCAGAAGGCCCTCTCGAACGTGCCCCAGGCCGAGCGCGGCAAGCTCAAGCCCCGCGTGGCTGACCTCACGGCGGTGCTCTCCCAGATCAGCAAGGCCAAGGAAGACAGCTTCGTGATCTTCCCCACCCGCGAGTATTTCCGACTCGTGGAAGAAGGCCGGACCAAGGCCCAGTCCACCCCTCAGACCAAGCCCGCCAAGTAG
- a CDS encoding GIVxVP protein, producing MGINRAAKGIVLVPTLLLGSAFLATAAWGPAAAAENKPVAIVVGCVLIAAGLLAQLMPEPEPEAKRAQNEP from the coding sequence TTGGGAATCAATCGGGCAGCCAAGGGCATCGTCTTGGTGCCAACCCTCTTACTCGGAAGCGCGTTTCTCGCGACGGCCGCCTGGGGGCCCGCGGCGGCGGCCGAGAACAAACCGGTCGCCATCGTCGTGGGCTGTGTCCTGATCGCCGCGGGCCTGCTCGCGCAACTGATGCCGGAGCCGGAACCCGAAGCCAAGAGGGCTCAGAACGAACCCTGA
- a CDS encoding nuclease, whose product MTFGLIRRFLCAAAATCLLLWSSPVDAAEVLQVRSGTLLQIGDRNRTYSVQLACVVVDPADDAEAVDWIRKQLPRRSKVNLRPTGSSDGVLIAHINHLDGQGNHDLGAELIESGLASSSGSC is encoded by the coding sequence GTGACCTTCGGGCTCATCCGGCGCTTTCTCTGCGCAGCAGCGGCAACCTGCCTGCTGCTCTGGTCCAGCCCAGTCGACGCAGCCGAGGTCCTGCAGGTGCGCAGCGGCACGCTCCTTCAAATCGGTGACCGCAACCGCACCTACAGCGTTCAACTGGCCTGCGTCGTGGTGGATCCCGCCGATGACGCAGAGGCCGTCGACTGGATTCGCAAGCAACTGCCGCGGCGCAGCAAGGTCAACCTGCGGCCCACCGGCAGCTCCGATGGTGTCCTGATTGCCCACATCAACCACTTGGATGGCCAAGGCAACCACGACCTCGGCGCCGAGCTGATTGAATCCGGCCTAGCCTCCTCGTCCGGATCCTGCTGA
- the ilvB gene encoding biosynthetic-type acetolactate synthase large subunit — translation MTVTSVSQAATAAEHSTPTRVSGGYALMDALRRHGVETIFGYPGGAILPIYDELHKAESRGWLKHVLVRHEQGGTHAADAYARATGQVGVCFGTSGPGATNLVTGIATAHMDSVPMVVITGQVPRAAIGTDAFQETDIFGITLPIVKHSWVVRDPRDIARIVSEAFLIASSGRPGPVLIDVPKDVGVEEFDYVPVEPGAAIPPGFKLPPAADPSAIEASLELIRQARRPLLYVGGGAISSGAHAVIHTLAERFRLPVTTTLMGKGAFDELHPLSVGMLGMHGTAYANFAVTDCDLLIAVGARFDDRVTGRLDGFAPRAQVIHIDIDAAEMGKTRLPDVAVVADVKQAVEALLAASSEEDSRGRTEAWLERIAQWKQHYPLVVPAPEGDIAPQEVVSMLQELSPKAFFTTDVGQHQMWAAQFLHTLPRRWISSAGLGTMGFGMPAAMGVQCAFPEEPVICVAGDASILMNIQELGTLSQYHLPVKVVVLNNGWQGMVRQWQESFYGERYSASEMTGGMPNFPAVAEAFGVKGVQIQGREELRSKLAEALAHPGPAFIEVQVRRNENCYPMVPPGASNAQMVGLPSHPELAIDTNRECHSCHHSTSSSSLYCPNCGAKL, via the coding sequence GTGACCGTGACGTCCGTTTCGCAAGCGGCCACCGCCGCTGAACACTCCACCCCCACCCGGGTGAGTGGCGGCTACGCCCTGATGGATGCCCTTCGGCGCCATGGCGTGGAGACCATCTTTGGCTATCCGGGCGGCGCCATCCTGCCGATCTACGACGAGCTGCACAAGGCCGAGTCCCGGGGCTGGCTGAAGCACGTCCTGGTGCGCCATGAACAGGGCGGAACCCACGCCGCAGACGCCTATGCACGGGCCACCGGACAGGTGGGTGTCTGCTTTGGCACCTCCGGCCCTGGCGCGACCAACCTGGTGACGGGCATCGCCACCGCCCACATGGACTCGGTGCCCATGGTGGTGATCACCGGGCAGGTGCCCCGGGCAGCGATCGGCACGGACGCTTTCCAGGAGACCGACATCTTCGGCATCACCCTGCCGATCGTGAAGCACTCCTGGGTGGTGCGTGATCCGCGGGACATTGCCCGCATCGTCTCGGAGGCCTTCCTGATCGCCTCCAGCGGCAGGCCAGGTCCCGTCCTCATCGACGTGCCCAAGGACGTGGGTGTCGAGGAATTTGACTATGTGCCGGTGGAACCCGGCGCCGCGATTCCCCCCGGCTTCAAGCTGCCGCCCGCCGCGGACCCCAGCGCGATCGAGGCCTCCCTTGAGCTGATTCGCCAGGCCCGGCGGCCACTGCTCTACGTCGGTGGTGGCGCCATCAGCAGTGGCGCCCACGCGGTCATCCACACCCTGGCGGAGCGCTTCCGGCTGCCCGTGACCACCACCTTGATGGGCAAGGGCGCCTTCGATGAGCTCCATCCCTTGTCCGTCGGGATGCTTGGCATGCACGGCACCGCCTACGCGAACTTCGCCGTCACCGATTGCGACCTGCTGATCGCGGTGGGCGCCCGTTTTGACGACCGCGTCACCGGCCGCCTGGATGGCTTTGCCCCGCGGGCCCAGGTCATCCACATCGACATTGATGCGGCCGAGATGGGCAAAACCCGTCTGCCGGACGTCGCTGTGGTCGCTGACGTCAAGCAGGCCGTGGAAGCCCTGCTGGCGGCCTCCAGCGAAGAGGACTCCCGCGGCCGCACCGAAGCCTGGCTGGAGCGAATTGCCCAGTGGAAGCAGCACTACCCCTTGGTCGTGCCCGCTCCCGAAGGCGACATCGCACCCCAGGAGGTGGTCTCGATGTTGCAAGAGCTCTCCCCGAAGGCCTTCTTTACGACGGACGTCGGTCAGCACCAGATGTGGGCCGCCCAATTCCTGCACACCCTTCCGCGCCGTTGGATCAGCTCGGCGGGCCTGGGCACCATGGGCTTTGGCATGCCGGCGGCCATGGGCGTGCAGTGCGCCTTCCCCGAGGAGCCGGTGATCTGCGTGGCCGGCGACGCGAGCATCCTGATGAACATCCAGGAGCTCGGCACCCTCAGTCAGTACCACCTTCCCGTGAAGGTCGTGGTGCTCAACAACGGCTGGCAGGGCATGGTGCGCCAGTGGCAGGAGAGCTTCTACGGCGAGCGCTACAGCGCGTCGGAGATGACCGGTGGCATGCCCAACTTCCCCGCGGTCGCTGAAGCCTTTGGCGTCAAAGGGGTGCAGATCCAAGGCCGAGAGGAGCTGCGCAGCAAGCTCGCCGAAGCCCTCGCCCATCCCGGCCCCGCCTTCATCGAGGTGCAGGTGCGCCGCAACGAGAACTGCTATCCGATGGTGCCCCCCGGTGCCAGCAATGCCCAGATGGTCGGCCTGCCCTCCCATCCGGAACTGGCGATCGACACCAACCGCGAATGCCATAGCTGCCACCACAGCACCTCCAGCTCGAGCCTCTACTGCCCCAACTGCGGCGCCAAGCTGTGA
- a CDS encoding M23 family metallopeptidase produces MKSSADAARFMPSGCSKPALLAAALLLAAPVQANPWRLARFPVPQFSGYTSHFGWRANDSSPHRGLDIAAPLGSPVLSWWGGRVERLIDDESCGIGLAIRSGSYEHLYCHLQGSVEDGLLRSGAVELRRGSRVKTGQPLGAIGVSGRSSGPHLHWGVKLKNRWLDPLVVLRAMVARESLKRPFLRPDLRVTGSEYAVRRRRDRDVRFASGHRR; encoded by the coding sequence TTGAAATCCTCAGCGGACGCGGCCCGCTTCATGCCATCGGGCTGCTCTAAACCGGCCCTACTGGCCGCAGCCCTGCTCCTGGCGGCTCCGGTTCAGGCCAATCCCTGGCGCCTCGCCCGGTTCCCGGTGCCGCAGTTCAGCGGCTACACCAGCCATTTCGGCTGGCGGGCGAATGACTCGAGTCCCCATCGGGGCCTGGACATTGCTGCGCCCCTGGGGTCCCCCGTGCTGAGTTGGTGGGGCGGCCGCGTGGAGCGGCTGATCGATGACGAGAGCTGCGGAATCGGCCTAGCGATCCGCTCGGGAAGCTACGAGCACCTCTATTGCCATCTGCAGGGCAGCGTCGAGGACGGCCTGCTACGCAGTGGAGCGGTGGAGCTGCGGCGAGGCTCCCGCGTGAAAACCGGGCAGCCCCTGGGCGCCATTGGCGTCAGCGGCCGCAGCAGCGGTCCGCACCTGCATTGGGGGGTCAAGCTCAAGAACCGCTGGCTGGACCCGCTGGTTGTGCTGCGAGCAATGGTTGCGCGAGAAAGCCTGAAGCGCCCATTTCTCAGGCCAGACCTTAGGGTGACTGGATCTGAATACGCAGTCCGCCGCCGCCGTGACCGTGACGTCCGTTTCGCAAGCGGCCACCGCCGCTGA
- the hemH gene encoding ferrochelatase, whose translation MAKVGVVLLNLGGPERIQDVGPFLYNLFADPEIIRLPNPALQKPLAWLISSLRAGKSQAAYRSIGGGSPLRRITEQQARELQSTLRQRGIEATSYVAMRYWHPFTESAVADIKADGIDEVVVLPLYPHFSISTSGSSFRELQRLRQGDPSFSKLPIRCIRSYYNDPGYIGAMAELIGKEIQACPNPADAHVFFSAHGVPKSYVEEAGDPYQKEIETCAQLIMDKLASDLGHSNPFTLAYQSRVGPVEWLKPYTDDALNELGESGVKDLVVVPISFVSEHIETLEEIDIEYREIATEAGITNFRRVPALDTTPSFINGLANLVQHALEGPEVNLDQAAALPTKVKLYPQDKWAWGWNNSSEVWNGRLAMLGFSAFLLEILSGRGPLHAIGLL comes from the coding sequence ATGGCCAAGGTCGGCGTGGTGTTGCTGAACCTCGGCGGCCCTGAGCGCATTCAGGACGTCGGCCCCTTCCTCTACAACCTCTTCGCTGACCCGGAGATCATCCGGCTCCCCAACCCGGCACTCCAAAAACCCCTCGCCTGGCTCATCAGCAGCCTGCGCGCCGGCAAATCACAGGCCGCCTATCGCTCCATCGGCGGTGGTTCACCCCTGCGCCGCATCACCGAGCAGCAGGCACGGGAACTGCAGAGCACCCTGCGCCAACGCGGCATTGAGGCCACCAGCTACGTGGCCATGCGCTACTGGCACCCCTTCACTGAATCCGCCGTCGCCGACATCAAGGCCGACGGCATCGATGAGGTGGTGGTCCTCCCGCTCTATCCCCACTTCTCCATCAGCACCAGCGGCTCCAGCTTCCGCGAACTGCAACGCCTCCGCCAGGGCGATCCCTCCTTCTCCAAGCTCCCCATCCGCTGCATCCGCAGCTACTACAACGACCCCGGCTACATCGGGGCCATGGCCGAACTGATCGGCAAAGAAATCCAGGCTTGCCCCAACCCCGCTGACGCCCACGTCTTCTTCTCCGCCCACGGCGTCCCCAAGAGCTACGTCGAGGAAGCCGGTGATCCCTATCAAAAGGAGATCGAAACCTGCGCCCAGCTGATCATGGACAAGCTGGCCAGCGATCTCGGCCACTCCAATCCCTTCACCCTGGCCTACCAGAGCCGTGTGGGTCCGGTGGAATGGCTCAAGCCCTACACCGATGACGCCCTCAATGAGCTCGGTGAATCCGGCGTCAAAGACCTCGTCGTCGTCCCCATCAGCTTCGTCAGCGAGCACATCGAAACCCTCGAGGAAATCGATATCGAGTACCGCGAGATCGCAACGGAAGCCGGCATCACCAACTTCCGACGCGTACCCGCACTCGACACCACTCCCTCCTTTATCAATGGCCTCGCCAACCTCGTCCAACACGCCCTAGAAGGACCCGAGGTCAACCTCGATCAAGCCGCCGCTCTACCCACCAAGGTCAAGCTCTATCCCCAGGACAAGTGGGCCTGGGGCTGGAACAACAGCTCTGAGGTCTGGAACGGTCGCTTGGCCATGCTCGGCTTCTCCGCTTTCCTCCTTGAAATCCTCAGCGGACGCGGCCCGCTTCATGCCATCGGGCTGCTCTAA
- a CDS encoding site-specific integrase: MQRISLGLEADMAGLEQARAQLKQVLQELQHQRFRWQDWGPSSKPSEDHSARLTPALTTSIGTRLERFEEAFFKDPRRRRNPSGARTTWSSAYQPYLRRLQGLAQDQALDWGFPLLEAVLESYPLASRGRQQCGTTLAALARSEGLALPSDWSERAAGYGLHAAQFRQLPSDQQILDWLERIPNPGWRLAYGLMATYGLRNHEVFFTDLSALAPGGDRVIRVLPTSKTGEHQVWPFQPQWVERFGLEQLGSQRQLLPAVCTDLRRTTLQQVGRRVAEQFRRYDLPLTPYDLRHAWAVRTIHIGLPDTVAARMMGHSVAIHTRTYHHWITRRDQQQAVDNALARHQATA, from the coding sequence GTGCAACGGATCAGCCTCGGCCTGGAGGCCGACATGGCGGGGCTGGAGCAGGCCCGCGCCCAGTTGAAGCAGGTGCTGCAGGAGCTCCAGCACCAACGCTTCCGTTGGCAGGACTGGGGGCCAAGCTCCAAACCGAGCGAAGACCACTCGGCTCGGTTGACCCCTGCCCTCACGACGTCGATTGGGACCCGGCTGGAGCGCTTTGAGGAGGCCTTCTTCAAGGACCCGCGCCGCCGCCGCAACCCATCGGGTGCTCGGACCACCTGGAGCAGCGCCTATCAGCCTTATTTAAGACGCCTCCAGGGCCTGGCCCAGGACCAGGCCCTGGATTGGGGATTCCCCCTGCTGGAGGCCGTTCTCGAGAGCTATCCCCTGGCGTCGCGGGGGCGACAGCAATGCGGCACTACCTTGGCGGCCCTCGCCCGATCGGAAGGCCTGGCCTTGCCTTCCGACTGGAGTGAGCGGGCCGCAGGCTATGGCCTCCATGCCGCCCAGTTCCGTCAACTCCCCAGTGATCAGCAGATCCTGGACTGGCTGGAGCGCATTCCCAATCCCGGTTGGCGCTTGGCCTATGGCTTGATGGCCACCTACGGCCTGCGCAACCACGAGGTGTTCTTCACCGATCTATCCGCCCTGGCCCCTGGGGGCGATCGGGTAATCCGCGTGTTGCCGACGAGCAAAACAGGCGAGCACCAGGTCTGGCCCTTCCAGCCGCAGTGGGTGGAGCGCTTCGGCCTGGAGCAACTCGGATCCCAGCGTCAGTTGCTCCCGGCGGTCTGCACGGATCTGAGGCGCACCACCCTGCAGCAGGTGGGACGGCGGGTGGCGGAGCAGTTTCGGCGCTACGACCTTCCCTTAACCCCCTATGACCTGCGCCATGCCTGGGCGGTCCGCACCATCCACATCGGCCTGCCCGACACCGTGGCGGCGCGAATGATGGGGCACTCGGTGGCGATCCATACCCGCACCTATCACCACTGGATTACACGGCGGGACCAACAGCAGGCGGTCGACAACGCCCTGGCCCGCCATCAGGCGACGGCCTGA